In one Streptomyces venezuelae genomic region, the following are encoded:
- a CDS encoding DUF4352 domain-containing protein, with protein sequence MSNATPPPPPMYPPQPPPPRRGPSNAVVIGSAAAVIAAVVATGIVVVNSGDDDKKPEKTSGAAVSAPADDVVADEEEPPEEPAAEPEDAEGEVAGLNDTVEYGNDVQLSLSKFTRGTSGPYGAPENTPYVKFGVRVKNNGKSTVDTSMFTTSCSYGKAGKSSESVYDSDQGLNGGPDTKLLAGRSITVTWACEMPKAEKTIQIEVSPDMDMEAEAAIFTGDVK encoded by the coding sequence ATGAGCAACGCCACGCCGCCACCGCCGCCGATGTATCCGCCACAGCCTCCTCCGCCGCGGCGGGGGCCCAGCAACGCGGTCGTCATCGGCTCGGCCGCCGCGGTCATCGCGGCCGTCGTCGCGACGGGCATCGTCGTCGTCAACAGCGGAGACGACGACAAGAAGCCGGAGAAGACCAGCGGCGCCGCCGTGTCCGCGCCGGCCGACGACGTGGTCGCGGACGAGGAGGAGCCGCCCGAGGAGCCGGCGGCCGAGCCGGAGGACGCCGAGGGAGAGGTGGCCGGGCTCAACGACACCGTGGAGTACGGCAACGACGTCCAGCTGAGCCTGTCGAAGTTCACCCGGGGCACGTCCGGCCCGTACGGAGCGCCGGAGAACACCCCCTACGTCAAGTTCGGCGTGCGGGTGAAGAACAACGGCAAGTCGACCGTGGACACGTCGATGTTCACAACCAGCTGCTCGTACGGCAAGGCCGGCAAGTCGAGCGAATCGGTCTACGACTCGGACCAGGGGCTGAACGGCGGGCCCGACACGAAGCTGCTCGCGGGCCGGTCCATCACGGTGACGTGGGCGTGCGAGATGCCGAAGGCCGAGAAGACGATTCAGATCGAGGTCTCGCCGGACATGGACATGGAGGCGGAGGCCGCGATCTTCACGGGCGACGTGAAGTAG
- the orn gene encoding oligoribonuclease, protein MNDRMVWIDCEMTGLSLTDDALIEVAALVTDSELNVLGDGVDIVIRPPDAALETMPEVVRTMHTTSGLLDELAGGTTLADAEEQVLAYVREHVKEPRKAPLCGNSVGTDRGFLARDMRTLEEYLHYRIVDVSSVKELARRWYPRAYFNSPDKNGNHRALADIRESIAELRYYREAIFVPQPGPDSETARTIAAKHVLPAE, encoded by the coding sequence ATGAACGATCGCATGGTGTGGATCGACTGCGAGATGACCGGGCTCTCGTTGACGGACGACGCACTTATCGAGGTGGCCGCACTGGTCACCGACTCGGAACTGAACGTGCTCGGCGACGGAGTGGACATCGTGATCCGCCCGCCGGACGCGGCGCTGGAGACCATGCCCGAGGTGGTGCGCACCATGCACACCACCTCGGGGCTCCTCGACGAGCTGGCCGGCGGCACCACGCTGGCCGACGCCGAGGAGCAGGTCCTGGCGTACGTACGTGAGCACGTCAAGGAGCCGCGGAAGGCCCCGCTGTGCGGAAACTCCGTCGGCACCGACCGCGGCTTCCTCGCGCGGGACATGCGGACACTGGAGGAGTACCTCCACTACCGCATCGTCGACGTCTCCTCCGTCAAGGAGCTGGCCCGGCGCTGGTACCCCCGGGCGTACTTCAACAGCCCGGACAAGAACGGCAACCACCGCGCGCTCGCCGACATCCGTGAGTCCATCGCGGAGCTCCGGTACTACCGCGAGGCGATCTTCGTCCCGCAGCCGGGCCCGGACTCGGAGACGGCGCGGACGATCGCGGCCAAGCACGTCCTGCCTGCGGAATAG
- a CDS encoding helix-turn-helix domain-containing protein — protein sequence MSHDSTAAPEAAARKLSGRRRREIVAVLLFSGGPIFESSIPLSVFGIDRQDAGVPRYRLLVCAGEEGPLRTTGGLELTAPQGLEAIGRAGTVVVPAWRSITSPPPPEALDALRRAHEEGARIVGLCTGAFVLAAAGLLDGRPATTHWMYAPTLAKRYPSVHVDPRELFVDDGDVLTSAGTAAGIDLCLHIVRTDHGNEAAGALARRLVVPPRRAGGQERYLDRSLPEEIGADPLAEVVAWALEHLHEQFDVETLAARAYMSRRTFDRRFRSLTGSAPLQWLITQRVLQAQRLLETSDYSVDEVAGRCGFRSPVALRGHFRRQLGSSPAAYRAAYRARRPQGERALESVPATAQAMPALLEAGPVPSQSRRTAAASALGPSTSVPTDPGKPNSDVYAPGRAPLPGQRSAP from the coding sequence ATGAGCCACGACTCCACAGCCGCGCCGGAGGCCGCGGCTCGGAAACTCTCGGGGCGGCGCCGCCGGGAGATCGTAGCGGTGCTGCTGTTCAGCGGCGGACCCATTTTCGAGAGTTCCATACCGCTCTCCGTCTTCGGCATCGACCGGCAGGACGCGGGAGTCCCCCGCTACCGGCTGCTCGTCTGTGCCGGCGAGGAGGGCCCGCTGCGGACCACCGGCGGCCTTGAACTCACCGCGCCACAGGGCCTGGAGGCGATCGGCCGGGCCGGCACGGTCGTCGTGCCCGCCTGGCGGTCGATCACATCGCCACCACCACCCGAGGCGCTCGACGCACTGCGTCGCGCGCACGAGGAGGGCGCCCGCATCGTCGGACTGTGCACGGGGGCGTTCGTGCTCGCCGCGGCCGGGCTGCTCGACGGCCGCCCGGCGACCACCCACTGGATGTACGCGCCGACGCTCGCGAAGCGTTATCCGTCCGTCCACGTGGACCCGCGCGAGCTCTTCGTAGACGACGGGGACGTCCTGACGAGTGCCGGCACCGCGGCCGGAATCGATCTCTGTCTGCACATCGTGCGCACGGACCACGGCAACGAGGCGGCGGGCGCGCTCGCCCGCAGGCTCGTGGTGCCACCGCGCAGGGCCGGCGGCCAGGAGCGCTACCTCGACAGGTCTTTACCCGAGGAGATCGGCGCCGACCCGCTCGCCGAGGTCGTCGCCTGGGCGCTGGAGCACCTCCACGAACAGTTCGACGTGGAGACGCTGGCCGCGCGCGCGTACATGAGCAGGCGGACCTTCGACCGCAGGTTCCGCTCGCTCACGGGCAGCGCTCCGCTGCAGTGGCTGATCACCCAGCGGGTGCTCCAGGCGCAGCGGCTCCTGGAGACCTCCGACTACTCGGTGGACGAGGTCGCGGGCCGCTGCGGCTTCCGCTCGCCGGTGGCACTGCGCGGACACTTCCGACGCCAGCTGGGCTCGTCCCCCGCCGCCTACCGGGCCGCCTACCGCGCCCGCAGGCCGCAGGGCGAGCGGGCACTGGAGTCCGTGCCGGCGACGGCGCAGGCTATGCCCGCGCTGCTGGAGGCGGGACCGGTGCCGTCCCAGTCACGGCGTACGGCCGCCGCGAGCGCGCTCGGCCCCTCGACCTCGGTGCCGACCGATCCCGGCAAGCCGAACTCGGACGTGTACGCGCCAGGACGTGCTCCTCTGCCCGGCCAGAGGAGCGCGCCGTAG
- a CDS encoding universal stress protein, which yields MAGHEFSEPADRKRQVADPTATPRAAEEPRHACDPAFLHGVVVGFDGSTSSERALAYAIGMAHRSGSGLIIVHVANRLPTTVWAGCEPPVFVDVPDHRTEVLGLELACAEYLSEVPWILVERGGDICHELEEVGREYSADAIVVGSTHGIVGRIFGSVAGRLARRAQRPVVVIP from the coding sequence ATGGCCGGTCACGAATTCTCCGAACCCGCGGACCGCAAACGGCAGGTCGCCGATCCCACGGCGACCCCCCGAGCGGCGGAAGAACCGCGTCACGCCTGCGATCCCGCCTTCCTGCACGGTGTCGTCGTCGGATTCGACGGCTCGACCTCCAGTGAGCGGGCCCTCGCCTATGCGATCGGGATGGCCCACCGCTCCGGATCGGGCCTGATCATCGTCCACGTCGCCAACCGGCTGCCCACCACGGTGTGGGCGGGCTGCGAGCCTCCGGTCTTCGTCGACGTACCGGACCACCGCACGGAAGTGCTCGGACTCGAACTGGCCTGCGCGGAGTACCTGTCAGAGGTGCCGTGGATCCTCGTCGAGCGTGGCGGGGACATCTGCCACGAGCTGGAGGAGGTCGGCCGCGAGTACAGCGCGGACGCGATCGTCGTCGGCTCCACGCACGGCATCGTCGGGCGCATCTTCGGCTCGGTCGCGGGCCGTCTCGCGCGTCGTGCGCAGCGCCCCGTCGTCGTCATTCCGTAA
- the glmS gene encoding glutamine--fructose-6-phosphate transaminase (isomerizing) translates to MCGIVGYIGKRDVAPLLLEGLQRLEYRGYDSAGIAVTGPKASGLKMVKAKGRVRDLEAKVPARFKGTTGIAHTRWATHGAPSDENAHPHLSADGKVSVVHNGIIDNASELRAKLTADGVEFLSETDTEVLTHLIARSQADKLEEKVREALRHIEGTYGIAVLHADFNDRIVVARNGSPVVLGIGEKEMFVASDVAALVSHTRQVVTLDDGEMATIKADDYRTYTTEGSRTTASPTTVEWEAESYDMGGHDTYMHKEIFEQPDAVDRVLRGRIDDRFSTVHLGGLNLDAHDARKVRRVKILGCGTSYHAGMIGAQMIEELARIPADAEPASEFRYRNAVVDPDTLYIAVSQSGETYDVLAAVQELKRKGARVLGVVNVVGSAIAREADAGVYVHAGPEVCVVSTKCFTNTTVAFGLLALHLGRIRDLSVSDGKRIIEGLRKLPGQISEILKQEDEIKKIAKQYAEARSMLFIGRVRGYPVAREASLKLKEVSYIHAEAYPASELKHGPLALIEPALPTVAIVPDDDLLEKNRAALEEIKARSGKILAVAHQEQEKADQTILVPKNENELDPILMGIPLQLLAYHTALALGRDIDKPRNLAKSVTVE, encoded by the coding sequence ATGTGCGGAATCGTCGGATACATCGGCAAGCGTGACGTCGCCCCGCTCCTCCTCGAAGGCCTGCAGCGCCTGGAGTACCGCGGCTACGACTCCGCGGGCATCGCCGTCACCGGCCCCAAGGCCAGCGGCCTGAAGATGGTGAAGGCCAAGGGCCGCGTCCGCGACCTGGAGGCCAAGGTCCCGGCCCGCTTCAAGGGCACGACCGGCATCGCCCACACCCGCTGGGCCACCCACGGCGCGCCCTCCGACGAGAACGCCCACCCGCACCTCTCCGCGGACGGCAAGGTCTCCGTCGTCCACAACGGCATCATCGACAACGCCTCCGAGCTGCGCGCCAAGCTCACCGCCGACGGCGTCGAGTTCCTCTCCGAGACCGACACCGAGGTCCTCACCCACCTCATCGCCCGCTCCCAGGCCGACAAGCTGGAGGAGAAGGTCCGCGAGGCGCTGCGCCACATCGAGGGCACGTACGGCATCGCCGTGCTGCACGCCGACTTCAACGACCGCATCGTCGTCGCCCGCAACGGCTCGCCCGTCGTCCTCGGCATCGGCGAGAAGGAGATGTTCGTCGCCTCGGACGTCGCCGCGCTGGTCTCCCACACCCGCCAGGTCGTCACGCTCGACGACGGCGAGATGGCCACCATCAAGGCCGACGACTACCGCACCTACACCACCGAGGGCTCGCGCACGACCGCGTCGCCGACCACCGTGGAGTGGGAGGCCGAGTCGTACGACATGGGCGGCCACGACACCTACATGCACAAGGAGATCTTCGAGCAGCCCGACGCGGTCGACCGCGTCCTGCGCGGCCGCATCGACGACCGCTTCTCCACCGTGCACCTCGGCGGCCTGAACCTCGACGCGCACGACGCCCGCAAGGTGCGCCGCGTCAAGATCCTCGGCTGCGGCACCTCGTACCACGCGGGCATGATCGGCGCCCAGATGATCGAGGAGCTGGCCCGCATCCCCGCCGACGCGGAGCCGGCGTCCGAGTTCCGCTACCGCAACGCGGTCGTGGACCCCGACACCCTCTACATCGCGGTCTCCCAGTCCGGCGAGACGTACGACGTGCTGGCCGCCGTCCAGGAGCTCAAGCGCAAGGGCGCCCGCGTCCTCGGCGTCGTGAACGTGGTCGGCTCGGCGATCGCCCGCGAGGCGGACGCGGGCGTGTACGTCCACGCGGGCCCGGAGGTCTGCGTCGTCTCGACCAAGTGCTTCACCAACACCACGGTCGCCTTCGGCCTGCTCGCCCTGCACCTGGGCCGCATCCGTGACCTGTCGGTCTCCGACGGCAAGCGGATCATCGAGGGCCTGCGCAAGCTGCCGGGACAGATCTCGGAGATCCTCAAGCAGGAGGACGAGATCAAGAAGATCGCCAAGCAGTACGCGGAAGCCCGCTCGATGCTCTTCATCGGGCGCGTGCGCGGCTACCCCGTCGCCCGCGAGGCCTCGCTGAAGCTCAAGGAGGTCTCGTACATCCACGCCGAGGCCTACCCCGCCTCCGAGCTGAAGCACGGCCCGCTCGCGCTCATCGAGCCCGCCCTGCCGACCGTCGCGATCGTCCCCGACGACGACCTCCTGGAGAAGAACCGCGCCGCCCTGGAGGAGATCAAGGCCCGCAGCGGCAAGATCCTCGCGGTCGCGCACCAGGAGCAGGAGAAGGCCGACCAGACCATCCTGGTGCCGAAGAACGAGAACGAGCTGGACCCGATCCTGATGGGCATCCCGCTCCAGCTGCTCGCCTACCACACGGCGCTGGCGCTCGGCCGGGACATCGACAAGCCGCGCAACCTCGCGAAGTCCGTGACCGTGGAGTAG
- a CDS encoding DUF4429 domain-containing protein, translating to MAEIIQRDGTWTFDGETLRLVPGHDKNVSLLRKTLGELTVPLTALAGIAFEQGKKSGRLRLRLRDGSDPLLQATGGQLTDSSDPYQLTVEPDRYGVAEYLVDEVRNAHLIEQVPATPCDAYLLTGPSVPLSVSAGDGTASFDGETIRLEWNWKTEEAKTAAGTRSLALADIAAVEWQPAAGLENGCLRFTVRNAPTKAPPKYDPNSVELWGFKKDPLMALVAAAVQARLPHPSAPAAAPKSLAGPSAAEAGAGAERPAADDHDALLRRLRELGELHQAGILTDEEFTTAKQAVLRRM from the coding sequence ATGGCGGAAATCATCCAGCGCGACGGGACCTGGACCTTCGACGGGGAGACGCTGCGCCTTGTGCCGGGCCACGACAAGAACGTGTCCCTGCTGCGCAAGACACTGGGCGAACTGACCGTCCCGCTCACGGCGTTGGCGGGCATCGCCTTCGAACAGGGGAAGAAGTCGGGCCGGTTGCGGCTGCGGCTGCGCGACGGCTCCGACCCGCTGCTCCAGGCGACGGGCGGTCAGCTGACGGACTCCTCCGACCCGTATCAGCTGACGGTCGAGCCCGACCGGTACGGGGTGGCGGAGTATCTGGTCGACGAGGTGCGCAACGCCCATCTGATCGAACAGGTGCCGGCGACGCCCTGCGACGCGTACCTCCTGACGGGTCCTTCCGTGCCGCTCTCCGTCTCCGCGGGGGACGGCACCGCGAGCTTCGACGGGGAGACGATCCGTCTTGAGTGGAACTGGAAGACGGAGGAGGCGAAGACGGCGGCCGGCACGCGGTCGCTGGCGCTCGCGGACATCGCGGCGGTGGAGTGGCAGCCCGCGGCCGGACTGGAGAACGGCTGCCTGCGGTTCACGGTGCGGAACGCGCCGACCAAGGCCCCGCCGAAGTACGACCCGAACTCCGTCGAGCTGTGGGGCTTCAAGAAGGACCCGCTGATGGCACTGGTGGCGGCCGCCGTCCAGGCCCGTCTGCCGCATCCCTCGGCCCCGGCCGCCGCCCCGAAGTCGCTCGCGGGCCCGTCCGCGGCGGAAGCGGGGGCCGGAGCGGAGCGGCCCGCCGCCGACGACCACGACGCGCTCCTGCGCCGCCTGCGGGAGCTGGGCGAGCTGCACCAGGCCGGGATCCTCACGGACGAGGAGTTCACGACGGCCAAGCAGGCGGTCCTGCGCCGCATGTGA
- a CDS encoding beta-N-acetylhexosaminidase, with protein MRSHRRTTRILGSLLLVAAAGISSFAAAPAPGEARAPATTPLGQVVPAPLAAEPGGAGYEITAKTRIRVGKGNAEERRVAEYLAELLRPSTGYRLPVTSDKGSDGIRLRISAEPANKALGDEGYRVISARGSLTITSWSGAGLFHGVQTVRQQLPAAVEKKTKQRGPWRIAGGTVKDMPRYGYRSTMLDVSRHFFTVDQVKRYIDQAALYKMNKLHLHLSDDQGWRIAIDSWPRLAAYGGSTQVGGGKGGYYTKAQYKEIIDYAASRYLEVVPEIDMPGHTNAALASYADLNCNGVAPPLYTGTEVGFSSLCVKKDVTYDFVDDVIRELAAITPGKYLHIGGDEAHSTSHEDFVAFMDKVQPIVAKYGKTVMGWHQLAGANPAKGAVAQYWGYDRTGAAEREQVVNAAKNGTKLLLSPADRAYIDHKYTKDTPLGLSWAGYVEVRRSYDWDPATYLQGAPEDAVIGVEAPLWTETLSTPAHLDYMAFPRLPGIAELGWSPAATHDWDTYKVRLAAQAPRWDALGIGYYASPQVPWPADSSRKSYHSMRKEGTPLHSPR; from the coding sequence GTGAGATCGCACAGAAGAACGACACGCATCCTCGGTTCGCTCCTGCTCGTGGCGGCCGCCGGGATCTCCTCCTTCGCCGCCGCACCCGCACCGGGTGAGGCGAGAGCCCCGGCCACCACACCGCTCGGCCAGGTCGTGCCCGCGCCGCTGGCCGCCGAGCCGGGCGGCGCCGGGTACGAGATCACCGCCAAGACCCGCATCCGCGTCGGCAAGGGCAACGCCGAGGAACGCCGCGTCGCCGAGTACCTCGCCGAGCTGCTGCGCCCCTCCACCGGATACCGGCTCCCCGTCACCAGCGACAAGGGATCCGACGGCATCCGGCTGCGCATCAGCGCCGAACCGGCGAACAAGGCGCTCGGCGACGAGGGATACCGCGTCATCTCCGCGCGCGGCTCCCTCACCATCACCTCCTGGAGCGGCGCAGGACTCTTCCACGGCGTACAGACCGTGCGGCAGCAGCTGCCCGCCGCCGTGGAGAAGAAGACGAAACAGCGCGGGCCCTGGCGGATCGCGGGCGGCACCGTCAAGGACATGCCGCGCTACGGCTACCGCTCCACGATGCTCGACGTCTCACGGCACTTCTTCACCGTCGACCAGGTCAAGCGCTACATCGACCAGGCCGCCCTCTACAAGATGAACAAGCTGCACCTGCACCTCAGCGACGACCAGGGCTGGCGCATCGCCATCGACTCCTGGCCGCGCCTCGCCGCGTACGGCGGCTCCACGCAGGTCGGCGGCGGCAAGGGCGGCTACTACACGAAGGCGCAGTACAAGGAGATCATCGACTACGCCGCGTCGCGGTACCTGGAAGTCGTCCCCGAGATAGACATGCCGGGGCACACCAACGCCGCTCTCGCCTCGTACGCCGACCTCAACTGCAACGGCGTCGCCCCGCCGCTCTACACCGGCACAGAGGTCGGCTTCAGCTCGCTGTGCGTCAAGAAGGACGTCACGTACGACTTCGTGGACGACGTGATCCGCGAGCTCGCCGCGATTACGCCCGGCAAGTACCTCCACATCGGCGGCGACGAGGCGCACTCCACCAGCCACGAGGACTTCGTCGCCTTCATGGACAAGGTGCAGCCGATCGTCGCCAAGTACGGCAAGACGGTGATGGGTTGGCACCAGCTGGCCGGCGCCAACCCGGCCAAGGGCGCCGTCGCGCAGTACTGGGGCTACGACAGGACCGGCGCCGCCGAGCGCGAGCAGGTGGTCAACGCCGCGAAGAACGGCACCAAGCTGCTGCTCTCGCCGGCCGACCGCGCCTACATCGACCACAAGTACACCAAGGACACCCCGCTCGGCCTCTCCTGGGCCGGCTATGTCGAGGTGCGGCGCTCCTACGACTGGGACCCGGCCACCTACCTCCAGGGCGCGCCCGAGGACGCGGTCATCGGCGTCGAGGCGCCGTTGTGGACGGAGACCCTCTCGACCCCGGCGCACCTGGACTACATGGCGTTCCCGCGGCTGCCCGGCATCGCCGAGCTCGGCTGGTCGCCCGCGGCCACGCACGACTGGGACACGTACAAGGTGCGGCTCGCCGCGCAGGCACCGCGCTGGGACGCGCTGGGCATCGGCTACTACGCGTCGCCGCAGGTGCCCTGGCCCGCCGACAGTTCCCGCAAGTCGTACCACTCCATGAGGAAGGAGGGCACGCCTTTGCACAGCCCGAGGTAG
- a CDS encoding GNAT family N-acetyltransferase, with protein MSALADLHLPTVRLDGTVRPLDPLTDSELVHAWVTRPRAEHWMPRDATLTDVERAYMAIAASSHREAYLGLCKGVPSFLMEWYDLRELSAGQGTCGDA; from the coding sequence TTGTCCGCGCTTGCTGACCTCCACCTGCCCACCGTCCGTCTCGACGGCACGGTGCGGCCGCTCGATCCCCTGACCGACTCCGAGCTGGTGCACGCCTGGGTGACGCGCCCCCGGGCGGAGCACTGGATGCCGCGGGACGCCACCTTGACGGACGTCGAGCGCGCCTACATGGCGATCGCGGCCTCCAGCCACCGCGAGGCCTACCTCGGGCTGTGCAAAGGCGTGCCCTCCTTCCTCATGGAGTGGTACGACTTGCGGGAACTGTCGGCGGGCCAGGGCACCTGCGGCGACGCGTAG
- a CDS encoding pyridoxal phosphate-dependent decarboxylase family protein, giving the protein MRAHLLNGTTAKRYRTSVTAGVAAVDLDEPLYDTLAALDELDQLQVRDAVRAHGPRHLGTWDQPAGAPLIERRVLDWTAERIGLGPAADGAFTEGGGDAELQALLLAREEAGDRDPATLRIFVSEAAQTGVRRTARLLGLGEEAVVTVPTDRDKRLQTVALARALERCARDDLSPMAVVATAGTADFGSIDPLPEIARLCTQYGTWLHVDAAYGCGLLASRRNRHLLDGIERADSVAVDFDKSFHQPVGSSAVLVRDRALPEPRAGRRFDALKLWMTLRVRGANDIGDRFDEACGLATRGWELLVADPRFDVVSEPQLSTLVFRYIPATICAPAAIDRANLYARKALHTSGDAVVATTRAGGRQYLRFTLLDPGTTIADIEAVLDLIAGHAEQYLGEHLVRAC; this is encoded by the coding sequence ATGCGCGCGCACCTGCTCAACGGCACCACCGCGAAGCGGTACCGCACCTCCGTGACCGCGGGCGTCGCGGCCGTCGACCTGGACGAGCCCCTGTACGACACCCTCGCGGCCCTCGACGAACTCGACCAGCTGCAGGTGCGGGACGCCGTACGCGCCCATGGCCCCCGCCACCTCGGCACCTGGGACCAGCCGGCCGGCGCCCCGCTCATCGAGCGCCGCGTCCTCGACTGGACCGCCGAGCGCATCGGCCTCGGACCGGCCGCCGACGGGGCGTTCACCGAGGGCGGCGGCGACGCCGAACTGCAGGCCCTGCTCCTCGCCCGCGAGGAGGCCGGGGACCGGGACCCGGCCACCCTGCGGATCTTCGTCTCCGAGGCCGCGCAGACCGGCGTCCGGCGGACGGCCCGGCTGCTCGGCCTCGGCGAGGAAGCCGTCGTGACCGTCCCCACCGACCGCGACAAACGCCTGCAGACCGTGGCCCTCGCCCGCGCGCTGGAACGCTGCGCACGCGACGACCTCTCCCCCATGGCGGTCGTCGCCACCGCGGGCACCGCCGACTTCGGCTCCATCGACCCGCTGCCGGAGATCGCCCGGCTCTGCACGCAGTACGGCACCTGGCTGCACGTCGACGCCGCGTACGGCTGCGGGCTGCTCGCCTCGCGCCGCAACCGGCACCTCCTCGACGGCATCGAGCGCGCCGACTCCGTCGCCGTGGACTTCGACAAGTCCTTCCACCAGCCGGTGGGTTCGTCCGCCGTCCTGGTACGGGACCGGGCGCTGCCCGAGCCGCGGGCGGGCCGCCGCTTCGACGCGCTGAAGCTGTGGATGACGCTGCGTGTGAGGGGCGCGAACGACATCGGCGACCGCTTCGACGAGGCCTGCGGTCTGGCCACCCGCGGCTGGGAACTGCTCGTCGCCGACCCGCGGTTCGACGTCGTCTCCGAGCCCCAGCTCTCCACCCTCGTCTTCCGGTACATCCCGGCGACGATCTGCGCGCCCGCCGCGATCGACCGCGCCAACCTGTACGCCCGCAAGGCGCTCCACACCTCCGGCGACGCCGTCGTGGCGACCACCCGGGCGGGTGGCCGCCAGTACCTCAGGTTCACCCTGCTCGACCCCGGGACGACCATCGCCGACATCGAAGCCGTCCTCGACCTGATCGCCGGCCACGCCGAGCAGTACCTGGGAGAGCACCTTGTCCGCGCTTGCTGA
- a CDS encoding ABC transporter substrate-binding protein has protein sequence MRQVRLPQPSRRGILAAGGALGLTAALAACGSEKKDGSGKTEGGGKTGPWSFKDDRGQTAERDATPKNIVAFTGVAAALFDYGIEVKGVFGPTKTKDGKADVQAGDMDISKLTIIGNEWGQFNIEKYAGLAPDVLISTMFDDKGTLWYVPEESKDKILGLAPSVGISVYDRQLTHPLQRIQALAESLGADVKADKVVKAKKRFEDASERLRKVAKAHKDIKVLVGSASQDLFYVSGSNLSVDLEYFKALGVNLVEPSEAAKKESGGWFENLSWENVDKYRADVIMMDNRTSAIQPADIAKPTWKKLPAVKAGQVIPRIAEPIFSYDKCAPILEDLADAIEKAKKLK, from the coding sequence ATGCGCCAGGTCCGCCTCCCCCAGCCGTCCCGCCGAGGCATCCTCGCCGCCGGCGGAGCCCTCGGCCTCACCGCCGCGCTCGCGGCCTGCGGCAGCGAGAAGAAGGACGGGTCGGGCAAGACCGAGGGCGGCGGCAAGACCGGCCCCTGGAGCTTCAAGGACGACCGGGGCCAGACCGCCGAGCGGGACGCGACGCCGAAGAACATCGTGGCGTTCACGGGCGTCGCCGCGGCCCTGTTCGACTACGGCATCGAGGTCAAGGGCGTCTTCGGCCCGACGAAGACCAAGGACGGCAAGGCCGACGTCCAGGCCGGCGACATGGACATCAGCAAGCTGACGATCATCGGCAACGAGTGGGGTCAGTTCAACATCGAGAAGTACGCGGGCCTCGCGCCGGACGTGCTGATCTCGACGATGTTCGACGACAAGGGCACGCTCTGGTACGTGCCGGAGGAGAGCAAGGACAAGATCCTGGGGCTCGCTCCGAGCGTCGGCATCAGCGTCTACGACCGCCAGCTCACGCACCCGCTGCAGCGCATCCAGGCGCTCGCCGAGTCGCTCGGCGCCGACGTGAAGGCCGACAAGGTCGTCAAGGCGAAGAAGCGCTTCGAGGACGCGTCCGAGCGGCTGCGCAAGGTCGCCAAGGCGCACAAGGACATCAAGGTCCTCGTCGGCTCCGCGAGCCAGGACCTGTTCTACGTCTCCGGCTCCAACCTCTCCGTCGACCTGGAGTACTTCAAGGCGCTCGGCGTGAACCTCGTCGAGCCCTCCGAGGCGGCCAAGAAGGAGTCCGGCGGCTGGTTCGAGAACCTGAGCTGGGAGAACGTCGACAAGTACCGGGCGGACGTCATCATGATGGACAACCGCACCTCGGCGATCCAGCCGGCCGACATCGCCAAGCCGACCTGGAAGAAGCTGCCCGCGGTCAAGGCCGGGCAGGTCATCCCGCGCATCGCGGAGCCGATCTTCTCGTACGACAAGTGCGCACCGATCCTCGAGGACCTGGCCGACGCGATCGAGAAGGCGAAGAAGCTCAAGTAA